Proteins encoded in a region of the Ruegeria sp. AD91A genome:
- a CDS encoding TAXI family TRAP transporter solute-binding subunit, whose translation MRLLIFVLLPILFVGMIAFLILGLKPPSSIRLATGVSGGGYWQIGQLYKAELARDGIHIDLVETAGSVENIKKLVSGEVDVAIVQGGLNLPRESGLQSLGAIFLEPMVVFRGKLSPIGGNAGEWEGIRLAAGAEGSGSRAAAIALIEAAGHRDTGITLVDAGGPDAIDALYSGKADAALFVAPLDAPYLMDAIFDPNIEFVPMALVDALALKLRGASSVTVPAGSITLDPPRPPEDVKILALRASMIAGPDLHPAVADRLVTAAKIIHGQPGILQSSREYPKTESPPAPLNEVAEELINTGPNFLHAVLPYWIAAQFGRVLLLLLPLLFLAPLLRLVPSGYVWFQKRRVWRFYQKIAALEEELGQARTLGDVDAVADSIEELDTSVANLNLPLAYRQVAYDARLHIDLIRQEIARRRAANGSPAVDRMSNEGFKSAPPSPTRRDKMPDGP comes from the coding sequence ATGCGCCTACTCATCTTTGTTCTTCTTCCAATTCTGTTTGTCGGGATGATTGCGTTTCTGATTCTTGGATTGAAACCACCCAGCAGCATACGGCTAGCGACCGGGGTGAGCGGCGGGGGGTATTGGCAGATCGGCCAGCTTTACAAGGCAGAGCTGGCGCGAGACGGCATTCACATTGATTTGGTTGAAACCGCAGGTTCTGTAGAGAACATAAAGAAGCTTGTTTCCGGTGAAGTCGATGTAGCGATTGTTCAAGGTGGTCTGAATCTTCCTCGGGAAAGTGGATTGCAATCGTTGGGGGCCATTTTTCTTGAACCAATGGTGGTGTTTCGAGGAAAGCTCAGCCCAATTGGTGGCAATGCGGGGGAATGGGAGGGCATCCGACTTGCCGCTGGGGCAGAAGGGTCCGGAAGCCGTGCGGCTGCCATCGCCCTGATAGAAGCGGCGGGGCATAGGGATACCGGCATTACGCTTGTGGATGCAGGAGGACCTGATGCTATCGATGCGCTCTATTCCGGCAAAGCCGATGCTGCGTTGTTTGTTGCACCACTGGATGCGCCATATCTCATGGATGCGATTTTTGACCCTAACATAGAATTCGTCCCCATGGCGTTGGTCGACGCGCTTGCATTGAAACTCCGGGGGGCAAGTTCGGTTACCGTGCCCGCTGGGTCAATCACTCTCGACCCTCCAAGACCGCCCGAGGACGTAAAGATCTTAGCTTTGAGGGCATCAATGATTGCCGGGCCTGATCTGCACCCGGCAGTCGCAGATCGGTTGGTTACCGCAGCGAAGATCATTCATGGTCAGCCCGGCATATTGCAGAGTTCAAGGGAATACCCGAAAACGGAGTCTCCGCCCGCTCCACTAAACGAAGTTGCTGAAGAGCTGATAAACACCGGGCCAAATTTTCTACATGCCGTTTTGCCCTATTGGATTGCTGCTCAGTTTGGCCGGGTTCTTTTATTGCTGTTGCCTTTACTTTTTCTCGCTCCGCTTTTGCGGCTCGTTCCATCCGGGTATGTGTGGTTCCAGAAACGCCGTGTCTGGCGTTTCTATCAGAAAATCGCAGCGCTGGAGGAAGAATTGGGGCAGGCTCGGACGCTGGGCGACGTAGACGCAGTGGCGGACAGCATTGAGGAACTGGATACCAGCGTTGCTAACCTCAACCTACCGCTTGCCTACCGTCAGGTCGCGTATGACGCGCGATTGCATATCGATTTGATTCGACAAGAGATTGCGCGCCGCAGAGCTGCCAATGGGTCACCGGCGGTCGACAGGATGTCAAATGAGGGCTTTAAATCTGCTCCACCTTCACCGACTCGACGGGATAAAATGCCAGATGGTCCTTGA
- a CDS encoding DUF427 domain-containing protein, with protein sequence MAEITIRKAPGKWCVRSGGAILGETNNALELHEDDKDPVIYFPRGDIAMAFLDRTDKVTHCSGKGDATHFSIVNKSSVTANAVWSYENPAQAVAEIKDHLAFYPVESVKVEQI encoded by the coding sequence ATGGCTGAGATCACGATCCGGAAAGCGCCGGGCAAATGGTGTGTCCGCTCGGGCGGTGCGATTCTGGGCGAAACGAACAACGCGCTGGAACTGCATGAAGACGACAAGGATCCGGTGATCTATTTCCCGCGCGGTGATATTGCGATGGCATTTCTGGACCGGACCGACAAGGTAACGCACTGCTCTGGCAAGGGCGACGCGACGCATTTTTCCATCGTCAACAAGTCATCCGTGACCGCCAATGCGGTCTGGAGCTATGAAAACCCGGCCCAGGCAGTGGCCGAGATCAAGGACCATCTGGCATTTTATCCCGTCGAGTCGGTGAAGGTGGAGCAGATTTAA
- a CDS encoding aminopeptidase P family protein, which produces MFQSFKVTARPEQGPPRLAALREQMVQEGLDGFLIPRADAHQGEYVAAHDERLAWLTGFTGSAGFCAALRDVAGVFVDGRYRTQVKAQVAEDFTPVPWPEVSLSAWLKERLPNGGRIGFDPWLHAAGQISGTVSDLEGSGIDLVRCENLVDRVWADQPAPPMNPVKAHPIEFAGEGADSKIARLAGDLRRAGHTAAVITLPDSIMWLLNIRGSDIAYNPVAHGFAILHAGGQVDLFMAAAKLAGVRDHLDTLVTLRAPEDFLNAVAALAGPVQVDNASVPQIVADALGDAMTDGGDPCALPKACKNAPEIAGSAEAHLRDAVAVIETLRWLDEKAPGSVTETQVVTRLEENRRKDNALQDISFDTIAGTGPNGAIMHYRVTEETDSQLENGHILVLDSGGQYLDGTTDITRTIAIGDVGTEEKTCFTRVLKGMIGMSMLRWPAGLAGRDIECVARAPLWSAGQDFNHGVGHGVGAYLSVHEGPQRLSKVSHVPLQPGMILSNEPGYYREDAFGIRIENLVVVEEAPALPSSDAERAMLNWRTLTFVPIDRRLIMVEMLAADERDWLNAYHRDVAEKVRPRLGQDAQLWLDAATAPI; this is translated from the coding sequence ATGTTCCAATCCTTCAAAGTGACCGCCCGCCCTGAACAGGGGCCCCCGCGGCTGGCCGCCTTGCGCGAACAGATGGTGCAAGAAGGGCTGGACGGATTTCTGATCCCCCGTGCGGATGCGCATCAGGGCGAATATGTCGCGGCACACGATGAGCGTCTGGCCTGGCTGACCGGGTTCACGGGCTCGGCCGGGTTCTGCGCCGCCCTGCGCGACGTGGCCGGAGTTTTTGTCGACGGGCGGTATCGCACCCAGGTCAAGGCACAGGTTGCAGAGGATTTCACTCCGGTCCCCTGGCCAGAGGTGAGCCTGAGCGCCTGGCTGAAAGAGCGGTTGCCAAACGGGGGAAGGATCGGCTTTGATCCGTGGCTGCATGCGGCGGGGCAAATTTCAGGCACAGTAAGCGATCTGGAAGGATCGGGCATCGATCTGGTGAGATGCGAGAACCTTGTGGACCGGGTCTGGGCAGATCAGCCGGCCCCACCGATGAACCCGGTCAAGGCGCATCCGATTGAGTTTGCCGGGGAAGGTGCGGACAGCAAGATCGCCCGTCTGGCCGGCGACCTACGGCGGGCCGGACACACGGCAGCGGTGATCACCTTGCCGGATTCGATCATGTGGCTGTTGAATATCCGTGGGTCGGATATTGCCTACAATCCGGTGGCCCACGGTTTTGCCATACTGCATGCAGGAGGTCAGGTCGATCTGTTCATGGCGGCCGCGAAACTGGCCGGGGTAAGGGATCATCTGGACACACTGGTGACCTTGCGCGCGCCGGAAGATTTTCTGAATGCGGTTGCGGCTCTGGCCGGGCCGGTGCAAGTGGATAACGCTTCGGTGCCTCAGATCGTGGCGGATGCGTTAGGCGATGCGATGACGGATGGCGGCGACCCCTGTGCCCTGCCCAAAGCCTGCAAGAATGCACCTGAAATCGCGGGCAGCGCCGAGGCGCATTTGCGCGATGCAGTGGCGGTCATCGAAACGTTGCGCTGGCTGGACGAAAAGGCCCCGGGCAGCGTGACCGAAACACAGGTTGTCACCCGGCTGGAAGAAAACCGGCGTAAGGACAATGCGCTTCAGGACATCTCGTTCGATACCATTGCAGGCACGGGTCCGAACGGCGCGATCATGCATTATCGTGTGACCGAAGAGACCGACAGCCAGTTGGAAAACGGTCATATTCTGGTGCTGGACAGTGGCGGGCAATATCTGGACGGCACCACCGACATCACCCGAACCATTGCCATTGGTGACGTCGGAACAGAGGAGAAAACCTGCTTTACCCGTGTTCTGAAGGGCATGATTGGCATGTCGATGCTGCGCTGGCCTGCGGGCCTTGCAGGGCGGGATATCGAATGCGTGGCCCGCGCGCCGCTGTGGTCGGCGGGGCAGGATTTCAATCATGGGGTCGGGCATGGGGTCGGAGCCTATCTGAGCGTGCACGAAGGGCCGCAGCGCTTGTCGAAAGTCAGCCATGTACCGCTGCAACCCGGCATGATCCTGTCAAACGAACCCGGATATTACCGCGAGGATGCCTTTGGCATTCGAATCGAGAACCTTGTGGTGGTCGAAGAGGCGCCTGCCCTGCCCTCCAGCGACGCCGAACGCGCAATGCTGAACTGGCGTACTCTGACCTTTGTGCCGATTGACCGCAGGCTGATCATGGTCGAAATGTTGGCGGCGGACGAACGCGACTGGCTGAATGCCTATCACCGCGACGTTGCGGAAAAAGTCCGCCCAAGGCTGGGACAAGACGCGCAACTGTGGTTGGATGCCGCAACTGCCCCAATCTGA
- the cobT gene encoding cobaltochelatase subunit CobT: MAQKNDNPADPFKKALAEATKVMADDPELSVTYTVDPSGMSGESMRLPQVSRRMTREEVLLARGTADALALQRKYHDDATHARYAPPGDMARDLYEAMETARCEAMGARDMPGTASNIDVKIGHEAIRRGYDQCKQPADAPLSVAAGYLIRHLATGRDLPPAAENIMNLWRGFIEEQAGGTLENLDEILSDQAEFAKFARQVIKDLGYGDQLGDDPDELDDEQEDQAEEDAEDQPDPDSTGQDDQDDQDADATPEQTQEEQQDQSQAQVSMDEMAEDEMGDEAEMPDGEAPLEPPAPPPASEADPDYKVYLDTHDEEIAAEDLAEPAELERLRAYLDQQLEPLKGAVSRLANKLQRRLQAQQNRSWEFDREEGILDAGRLARVVANPTTPLSFKVEKDTEFRDTVVTLLLDNSGSMRGRPISIAAICADVLARTLERCNVKVEILGFTTRAWKGGQAREAWLNDGRPQQPGRLNDLRHIIYKGADAPWRRARPNLGLMMKEGLLKENIDGEALEWAHRRMLARREQRKILMVISDGAPVDDSTLSVNPANSLEKHLRDVIAMVEKRKMVELLAIGIGHDVTRYYDRAVTITDVEQLAGAMTEQLAALFDSDPRARARVMGMRKVS; encoded by the coding sequence ATGGCACAGAAGAACGACAACCCTGCTGATCCGTTCAAGAAGGCCCTGGCCGAAGCCACCAAGGTCATGGCCGATGATCCCGAGCTGTCGGTGACTTATACCGTCGACCCTTCGGGCATGTCGGGCGAGTCGATGCGGCTGCCACAGGTCTCGCGCCGGATGACGCGTGAAGAAGTGCTGTTGGCGCGCGGCACGGCGGATGCCTTGGCGTTGCAGCGCAAGTATCATGACGACGCGACCCATGCGCGCTATGCGCCCCCGGGCGATATGGCGCGGGATCTGTACGAGGCGATGGAGACCGCCCGCTGCGAAGCGATGGGCGCGCGGGATATGCCGGGCACCGCCAGCAACATTGATGTGAAGATCGGGCACGAAGCGATCCGGCGGGGGTATGATCAGTGCAAACAACCCGCCGATGCTCCTCTGTCGGTTGCGGCAGGGTACCTGATCCGGCATCTGGCCACCGGTCGTGATCTACCCCCTGCCGCTGAAAATATCATGAACCTGTGGCGTGGGTTCATCGAAGAGCAAGCTGGTGGAACGCTGGAAAATCTGGACGAAATCCTCTCGGATCAGGCGGAATTCGCCAAATTCGCCCGTCAGGTGATCAAGGATCTGGGATATGGCGACCAGCTTGGGGATGACCCAGATGAGCTGGACGACGAGCAGGAAGACCAGGCCGAGGAAGACGCCGAGGACCAGCCCGATCCCGACAGTACCGGCCAGGACGATCAGGACGATCAGGACGCGGATGCGACCCCTGAGCAAACTCAGGAGGAGCAGCAGGATCAGTCTCAGGCCCAGGTCTCGATGGATGAAATGGCCGAGGACGAGATGGGCGACGAGGCTGAGATGCCGGATGGCGAAGCGCCGCTGGAGCCACCTGCCCCGCCGCCTGCATCCGAGGCAGACCCGGATTACAAGGTCTATCTGGACACCCATGACGAAGAGATCGCCGCCGAAGACCTGGCGGAACCTGCCGAGCTGGAACGCCTGCGGGCCTATCTGGATCAGCAGTTGGAACCGTTGAAGGGGGCGGTATCGCGTCTGGCCAACAAACTGCAACGCCGCCTGCAAGCGCAGCAGAACCGCAGCTGGGAATTCGACCGCGAGGAAGGTATTCTGGACGCGGGCCGATTGGCACGCGTTGTGGCGAACCCAACCACACCGCTGAGCTTCAAGGTCGAAAAAGACACAGAGTTCCGCGACACGGTTGTCACGCTTTTGCTGGATAATTCGGGGTCTATGCGGGGACGGCCGATTTCGATCGCCGCCATCTGTGCCGATGTACTGGCGCGGACGCTGGAGCGGTGCAATGTGAAGGTCGAGATTCTGGGCTTTACCACGCGGGCGTGGAAAGGCGGTCAGGCACGTGAGGCGTGGCTGAATGATGGCCGCCCGCAACAACCCGGGCGTCTGAACGATCTGCGTCACATCATCTATAAAGGGGCCGATGCCCCCTGGCGTCGCGCGCGGCCCAATCTGGGGCTGATGATGAAAGAAGGCCTGCTGAAGGAAAACATCGACGGCGAGGCGCTGGAATGGGCGCACCGGCGGATGCTTGCACGGCGCGAGCAACGCAAGATCCTGATGGTGATCTCAGACGGCGCACCAGTCGATGACTCTACGCTGAGCGTGAACCCGGCCAACTCTCTGGAAAAACACCTGCGCGACGTGATCGCTATGGTTGAGAAGCGCAAGATGGTCGAATTATTGGCTATCGGGATCGGCCACGACGTGACCCGGTATTACGACCGGGCCGTTACGATTACCGATGTTGAACAACTGGCCGGTGCAATGACCGAACAACTGGCAGCCCTTTTCGACAGTGACCCGCGGGCGCGGGCGCGGGTAATGGGGATGAGAAAGGTCAGCTGA
- the cobS gene encoding cobaltochelatase subunit CobS gives MADGSIDINAKPTEDISVRDVFGIDSDMAVKGFAERSDRVPAIDHTYKFDPETTLAILAGFSHNRRVMIQGYHGTGKSTHIEQVAARLNWPAVRVNLDSHISRIDLIGKDAIKLRDGMQVTEFHEGILPWALRNPVAIVFDEYDAGRADVMFVIQRVLEHDGKLTLLDQNEIITPNPNFRLFATANTVGLGDTTGLYHGTQQINQAQMDRWSLVSTLNYLSHDAETMIVLSKAPHYNTAEGRKTVSQMVTVADLTRTAFMNGDLSTVMSPRTVINWAQNAEIFRNVGYAFRLSFLNKCDELERQTVAEFYQRCFDEELPESAASASLG, from the coding sequence ATGGCTGACGGATCGATCGATATCAACGCAAAACCTACCGAGGATATCTCGGTCCGTGACGTGTTCGGCATTGACAGCGACATGGCGGTCAAAGGTTTTGCCGAGCGCAGCGACCGAGTGCCGGCCATCGACCATACCTACAAGTTCGATCCGGAAACCACGCTGGCGATTCTGGCGGGCTTTTCCCATAACCGTCGTGTCATGATCCAAGGGTATCACGGCACCGGCAAATCGACCCACATTGAACAGGTGGCCGCCCGTCTGAACTGGCCTGCCGTACGTGTGAATCTGGACAGCCATATCAGCCGGATCGACCTGATCGGCAAGGATGCGATCAAACTGCGCGACGGCATGCAGGTGACTGAGTTCCACGAAGGCATCCTGCCCTGGGCGCTGCGCAACCCGGTCGCCATCGTGTTCGACGAATATGATGCGGGCCGCGCCGACGTGATGTTCGTGATTCAGCGCGTGCTGGAGCATGACGGCAAGCTGACCCTGCTGGACCAGAACGAGATCATCACGCCGAACCCGAATTTCCGCCTGTTTGCCACTGCCAACACGGTCGGTCTGGGCGACACGACGGGTCTGTATCACGGCACGCAGCAGATCAACCAGGCGCAGATGGACCGCTGGTCGCTGGTGTCGACCCTGAACTACCTGAGCCATGATGCAGAGACGATGATCGTTCTGTCGAAGGCGCCGCATTACAACACCGCAGAGGGCCGCAAGACCGTCAGCCAGATGGTCACCGTCGCCGACCTGACCCGAACCGCCTTCATGAATGGCGATCTGTCCACCGTCATGAGCCCGCGGACCGTCATCAACTGGGCCCAAAACGCCGAGATCTTCCGCAATGTGGGCTATGCGTTCCGCCTGTCCTTCCTGAACAAGTGCGATGAGTTGGAGCGTCAGACCGTGGCCGAGTTCTATCAGCGCTGCTTCGATGAGGAGTTGCCTGAGAGTGCCGCGAGTGCAAGCTTGGGGTAA
- a CDS encoding Hint domain-containing protein — protein sequence MSLTIQGPSSIAIPSGSSSVMQQYTATKAGASWNVIVSGTGGLAPSDYSVSISPNGVLTVDLTSGVVIPPNTQLTVEVFASTGPGNGNNDSLIVTVALPAGTVPCFVKGTLIETEKGYRAVEELSVGDKVRASSGEILPVKWIGKRTLKAEDLKRNPQLRPVCIEKGAIGKNLPSRDLYVSPQHRIVLEGWRAELLFGEAKIFTAAVHLINDKTIHRVRSNECVTYYHIACSRHAILMSNGLPTESLFLGDMALKSFRREDVEELLALFPELRDGTAESQQTRLSCLKRREAIALRSSYPDKNPNS from the coding sequence ATGTCGCTAACAATTCAGGGTCCCTCTTCGATTGCCATCCCAAGTGGATCGTCTTCCGTTATGCAGCAATACACGGCCACCAAAGCAGGCGCTTCGTGGAATGTGATTGTTTCAGGGACAGGAGGACTGGCCCCAAGTGATTATTCCGTTTCGATTTCACCGAACGGCGTTTTGACTGTCGATCTGACCTCTGGTGTTGTTATTCCTCCAAACACGCAACTGACCGTCGAGGTATTCGCGTCGACAGGTCCCGGTAACGGTAACAATGACTCTCTCATCGTGACCGTCGCTCTTCCGGCCGGAACAGTACCGTGTTTCGTGAAGGGTACGCTGATCGAAACTGAAAAGGGCTATCGCGCTGTTGAGGAACTATCAGTTGGGGATAAAGTGCGTGCTTCCAGTGGGGAAATTCTTCCAGTTAAGTGGATCGGAAAAAGGACTCTGAAGGCGGAAGATTTGAAACGTAACCCGCAATTGAGGCCCGTTTGCATCGAAAAAGGAGCGATAGGAAAAAACTTGCCTAGCCGTGATTTGTACGTTTCCCCGCAACACAGAATTGTTCTGGAAGGGTGGCGCGCAGAATTGTTGTTTGGAGAGGCAAAAATCTTCACCGCAGCAGTTCATCTGATCAACGACAAAACCATTCATCGGGTTCGATCCAATGAGTGCGTCACTTACTACCATATTGCCTGCAGTCGCCACGCCATACTGATGTCGAACGGATTGCCAACCGAAAGCTTGTTTCTGGGTGATATGGCGCTGAAGTCTTTTCGCCGTGAGGACGTTGAAGAACTGCTCGCACTGTTCCCCGAATTGCGTGACGGCACTGCAGAGTCGCAACAGACTCGCTTAAGTTGTTTGAAGCGCCGGGAAGCAATCGCATTGCGAAGCTCATACCCGGACAAAAATCCGAATAGTTGA
- a CDS encoding J domain-containing protein, with protein MAKSDPFGFDMSVSSAKKKNPRGRRGMSGASETSVRVCDHEGCEEPGKFRAPKAPDVLDDFFWFCQQHVREYNQKWNFFDGTTEAELNAQRSKDKVWERETKPMGDPEARAWARLGIEDPHQVLGANSTQNKGRNTGGGRRLPPTERRAIEILEANDGWTKAEVRKAYKKLIKVLHPDMNGGDRSQEEQLQEVVWAWDQIKDSRNFK; from the coding sequence ATGGCGAAATCAGACCCCTTCGGATTCGATATGTCCGTTTCCAGCGCCAAGAAGAAGAATCCGCGGGGTCGTCGAGGCATGTCAGGTGCGTCCGAAACCTCTGTCCGGGTTTGTGATCACGAGGGATGTGAAGAGCCGGGTAAGTTCCGCGCGCCGAAGGCACCTGATGTCCTGGATGATTTCTTTTGGTTCTGTCAACAGCACGTGCGGGAGTATAACCAAAAATGGAACTTCTTTGACGGCACCACCGAGGCCGAATTGAACGCGCAGCGATCAAAAGACAAAGTGTGGGAGCGCGAGACCAAGCCGATGGGCGACCCCGAAGCGCGCGCCTGGGCCCGTTTGGGGATCGAGGATCCGCATCAGGTGCTCGGCGCCAACAGCACGCAGAACAAGGGCCGCAACACGGGTGGCGGACGCCGCCTGCCGCCGACCGAACGCCGTGCGATCGAGATTCTCGAGGCAAATGACGGCTGGACCAAGGCTGAAGTCCGCAAGGCATACAAGAAACTGATCAAAGTGCTGCACCCGGACATGAACGGTGGCGACCGCTCGCAGGAAGAACAATTGCAAGAGGTCGTCTGGGCCTGGGATCAGATCAAGGACAGCCGGAACTTCAAGTAA
- a CDS encoding BolA family transcriptional regulator produces the protein MSVTDEIRTRLQAAFDPRELEVIDDSESHRGHAGYQEGGESHFNVRIRASAFEGKSRVARHRAVHKALGDIVPRIHALALDIGD, from the coding sequence ATGAGTGTGACAGACGAAATCCGAACCCGCCTGCAAGCCGCCTTTGATCCGCGCGAGCTTGAAGTGATCGACGACAGCGAAAGCCACAGGGGCCATGCGGGCTATCAGGAAGGCGGCGAAAGTCACTTCAACGTCCGCATCCGTGCCAGCGCATTTGAAGGTAAATCCCGCGTCGCCCGCCACCGTGCCGTACACAAGGCGCTGGGCGACATCGTGCCGCGCATCCACGCGCTGGCTCTGGATATTGGTGACTGA
- a CDS encoding PLP-dependent cysteine synthase family protein, whose translation MAIRQTQGRARLYDSILDTVGDTPCIRVNRIAPEHVTVYVKFEAFNPAGSVKDRLALNIIEAAERDGRLKPGQTVVEATSGNTGIGLAMVCAAKGYPLVVTMAESFSVERRKLMRFLGAKVVLTPKAQKGFGMYTKAKELAEENGWFLASQFETSANADIHENTTAREILADFEGQRLDYWVTGYGTGGTVSGVSRILRKERPETKIILTEPANAAIVSSGYVNTRNDDNQPTESHPSFEPHPIQGWTPDFIPWVLQEAIDNSYYDELIPIPGPEGIEWSRRLASEEGIFTGVSGGSTFAVAMKLAESAPEGSVMLVMLPDTGERYLSTPLFEGIEEGMTEEEYSISASTPSAQMKAD comes from the coding sequence ATGGCTATTCGGCAGACACAAGGGCGGGCACGCCTGTATGACAGCATTCTCGACACGGTCGGTGACACGCCGTGCATTCGGGTCAACCGGATCGCGCCAGAGCATGTGACCGTCTATGTAAAGTTCGAGGCCTTCAACCCGGCAGGCTCGGTCAAGGACAGGCTGGCGTTGAATATCATCGAGGCAGCAGAACGGGACGGGCGGCTGAAACCCGGACAAACCGTTGTCGAAGCGACCTCTGGCAACACCGGGATCGGGCTGGCCATGGTATGCGCGGCCAAGGGATACCCTCTGGTCGTGACGATGGCCGAGAGCTTCTCGGTCGAGCGGCGAAAGCTGATGCGGTTCCTGGGCGCGAAGGTTGTTCTGACGCCAAAGGCGCAAAAAGGGTTCGGCATGTATACCAAAGCCAAGGAACTGGCCGAGGAAAACGGATGGTTCCTTGCCAGCCAGTTTGAAACTTCTGCCAATGCCGATATTCACGAAAACACGACGGCGCGGGAAATTCTTGCCGATTTCGAAGGGCAACGACTGGATTATTGGGTGACGGGCTATGGGACCGGCGGCACCGTTTCGGGTGTTTCACGTATATTGCGGAAAGAGCGTCCCGAAACAAAAATCATACTGACCGAACCGGCCAACGCAGCCATCGTGTCATCGGGTTACGTCAACACCCGAAACGATGATAACCAGCCGACCGAAAGCCATCCCAGTTTCGAACCCCATCCGATTCAAGGCTGGACACCGGATTTCATCCCGTGGGTCCTGCAGGAAGCCATCGACAATTCCTACTATGATGAGCTGATCCCCATTCCCGGGCCAGAAGGGATAGAATGGTCTCGCCGGCTTGCCTCGGAGGAAGGGATTTTCACAGGGGTTTCAGGCGGGTCAACCTTTGCGGTGGCCATGAAGTTGGCGGAATCCGCGCCGGAAGGGTCCGTTATGCTGGTCATGCTGCCGGACACCGGCGAGCGTTACTTGTCGACCCCGCTATTCGAGGGAATCGAAGAGGGCATGACGGAGGAAGAATATTCCATCTCGGCATCGACGCCGTCCGCACAGATGAAGGCGGACTGA
- a CDS encoding DUF4177 domain-containing protein: MKRYEYKVIPAPQKGVKAKGVKTAEGRFAVSVEQLLNQMGQDGWEYQRAELLPSEERSGLTGSTTNWRNVLVFRRVVEEEVDASWVGAAPEMDDTPLAQPIPGPDEVQAPKPIAAEADEPPLSLKRTDDAPDASGTSKT; this comes from the coding sequence ATGAAGCGCTACGAATACAAGGTCATCCCCGCCCCGCAAAAAGGTGTCAAAGCCAAAGGCGTGAAAACGGCTGAGGGCCGCTTTGCCGTCTCGGTCGAGCAACTGCTGAATCAGATGGGTCAGGATGGCTGGGAATACCAGCGGGCCGAGCTGCTGCCCAGCGAGGAACGCTCGGGTCTGACCGGATCGACCACGAACTGGCGCAATGTGCTGGTGTTTCGCCGCGTGGTGGAAGAAGAAGTCGATGCCTCGTGGGTCGGTGCAGCACCTGAGATGGATGACACCCCACTGGCCCAGCCGATCCCGGGCCCCGACGAGGTGCAGGCACCGAAACCAATTGCAGCAGAGGCGGACGAGCCTCCTTTGTCGTTGAAGCGGACTGATGACGCACCTGATGCAAGCGGCACGTCGAAAACATAG